Genomic segment of Deltaproteobacteria bacterium:
CACCCACCTGCTGTGATGTCCTGAAGCGTAGTTCCCATCTGCATGAGATGGGTTTTTGATACCTTAGGTGTTGCTGGGGGAGGCTATGAATTGAACACTCGAGGCCCATCTTTCTGAGAACGATGGGCTTCTGGCGTTTTGGGGCTCAGAGTGATGGGGTTCACGTGGAACTAAGGCACACGAACTCCGATAATTCAGAGCTTTCCCCACATCTTGTTCAGTATTGGAATTGACGGGGTTGTTTTTCCAAGGGGGTCCCTAAGTTAATAAGTTAGGATGTCCCTAAGGGTTCCCCCACTGAGTCTTTTAGATCAACAAGGCTTTCCCAAGCATGTTCTGCATAGCGATAGGCACAATGGCGTGCCTGAGGCTTGATGACCCACCATTCCAAGATGGGAATCATTATTGTCAATAGGGCACATGTCATTGTCTCAGGGATAGGAAACTCTCTGCCTGCTATAACGGGGCCAATCACCAGGGCGGCGGTGCTTGCTGCCGAAAGAAAAAGCCAGAGCCACGTACAGCCGTACAGATTTCGCGCAAAGCCATAGTCTGTGTTCGCAGCATGACTCGGCAAGTCCTTTTTCCCCCATATTCTCTTCCTCACTGCAGCAAAGGCATCGGCAATGCGGGCATCCGCCCCATCAGGGTCATCTCGTTCTTCTTGCGGCGAGGCGAGTGGAATGCCAAGCCTCTCTTTGACCAAGGCGTGAAAGCGTTTTTTCCATGCATCACTCTTGTACCCGTCTCGCCATCGCATGAGCGAGGTAGAAGGGTAGCCTCCCCATTCACGAAGAAGAGAAGGCTCTGCCATCAGTCCTAGCTGGCGCACGACAGGAGACGCCAACGCCGAAACCGCTGCCATGATGATCGGATTGGCAAGCCACGGGTTGGCTTCTGCCGCCAGGATTCTCATGGCCCACGGTGTGATGATTATAAGAGGAAGGCTGGTGAGAACACCTACAAGGATGCGACTCTTCCAAGCATAGCCATCGAAAAGGAATTTGAGCATCTGTCATTCTCCGGCCAGAATTCTATGGTTCCGTTTTCATAAAGGTCAAAAACCATCGTGCCATGCCAACGGGTACTCACAACGTGGTCGCTGTACTGTCGGTACTTGTTCGAAGCGTCACAATCAGGCTTCTTGCCCACAGAAACGGCCGTGTATTTCGGGCTCATCAGCTTTACCGCCGGTTGGTGATAGCCGCTGTCCCGGCCATGATGAGAGGCCTTCAGGAGCTGGATATCCATTATGTCGGCACCATGATTCTCCACGATGTAGTCCCACGTTGCCTTTTCCGCATCGCCTCCAAGAACCACCTTGCTCCAACCATGCTGAATGAGAAGTACATAACTCATCCCGTTCGCATCGCTGCTTTCGTCTTCGGATTCTAGAAGGGCAGGATCTGGAGCGAGGATGGTGATTCCGTCTTCCGTCCAGTAGTTGCCGGTATCACGGGCAAAGGGCCTCACGACTTTGACTGTGCTCTGAATGTCATCACGAAATGATCTATAAAGGGCCCAGTCTGCTTTTTGAGAGTCCGTCAGCTTGGAGAGTTCCTGGGTGTACGAGTTGGGCAATACCCAGGCATTGATCATAGCCACATTCCGCATGAGATCTGAAAGACCCGTCAAATGATCCATGTGGGGGTGTGTGGAGATAAAACGAAAGGCTTCGTCGGTGTTGCCGGGCGACTGAGTTAAAGTCTTGATGTACGGGATCGGGTCTTCGAGTTGAATGTCGTACCCAGCCCGCTGAAGAAGCGTCTTGTAGTCCAACGCTCCAGATCCATACAAGAAACGGTCGTAGAGGGCACCCGATGGATTCCACGTTTGGATGACCTCTGTTAGAGAATCGGCATCCATTTTCTCGCTACGGTTAATGTCCACCACCGTCAGCCTGCCACTTGGCAATTCCAGTAGAATACAATCGCCGTGTCCAACATTGAGAACATGTACTCGGATCATTTCTTCTTCCTCCTTCCTACCTGTAGTCTTTGCGCCGCATAGCAGCATTCACTGAACGATTGCCGGTCTTGACTTTGGCAACGCTCCGGCCATACCTGTCTCGTGCCACACTATCGATGGAAACAGTCTGTCCGTGGATAAGCTCACGCAACACTCTAGTAGCAGCCTTTGCGCCACGGGAGCCGGTCTCAGGTGCATTGACGTTTGCCAGCCGAACAGGCCTCTTTCTGGATCCAGTCATGAACGTGTCACCATCGATTACCCTGGTCACTCTCTCTTTTCTTGACATGATCAATCTCCTTTGGATAATATTTTGCAAGATATTTATAATTGTAAACCAGAAGTGCTGTTTGTCAAGTAAATATTGCAAGATCTTTTATACCGCACCTGAATATACTTAGGGTCTTTATTATCATGTTGCAGTTACTAATATACCGTGATAAAGGACTTTCGGTATGCGCCTCAAGAAAATAGCGGGAATACAAAGTGGTTATATCAGCCGTGGGAAAATTGAACCCCGCGACGATGGCACTCATTTCTTGCTACAGGCCAAAGACGTTGATGGTCATCGCCTTACCTATCGCACGGATGACCTCATCCGCTTTGAACCTGTTCTTTCCGGGAAAGACTGGATATTAAAGTGGGGGGACATGCTCTTTATGGCCCGGGGGGCCCGGAACTACTCCGTGCTATTGGACGAAATCCCGGATTCGGCATTGGCAGCAGCGTGTTTTTTCATCGTTCGCGTGTCCACCGAAAAGGTTCTGCCGGAATACCTTTTCTGGTATCTCAATCAGGCGCCGGTTAAACACTATCTAGGCAGGTATAGCGGAAGAGGGGTCCATATGCCGGTGGTTCGGCGGGCAGTCTTAGAGAACCTGGATGTTCCTCTACCCTCCCTGGAAACTCAGCACAGAATCACAGAGCTAAACGGACTCATGCGCAACGAACAGGCACTTCTTGAGGTGTTGGCGGAAAAACGCAAAGACCTGATAGCGGGTGCTTGTCTCCAAGCGGCTCGCGACAGTTAGTCGAAGGGGATAATCATATGAATGACCAACAAAAAAAGGACGCGATTTTAAACAAGGTCTGGCAGGCCTGCGATACCTTCCGAGGCGTCATCGATCCTGCCCAGTACAAGGATTATATCCTGACCATGTTGTTTGTGAAGTACCTGAGCGATATCCTCAAATCCAGGATGGCTCAGTTGACGGCCAAATACAAAGGAGCCAAGGAGCGCATAAAGCGTGCGCTGGAGCGCGAACGCTTCGTTATTCCAGACATTGAAATGAGGGATAGCACAGGAAAAGTGGAGGACCGCTTCCTCGCCACCTTCGACAGTCTTTACGAGCGACGCGGCAGATCGAATATCGGCGAACTGATCAATATCCTACTGGAGCACCTTGAGGACGCCAACAAGCTAAAACTTCACAACGTCTTTCGCAACATTGATTATAACAGTGAGGCCAACCTCGGACAGACACGCCAACGAAATACACGGCTGAAACATCTACTCGAAGATCTCGTGGATCTGGATTTGACCCTTGAGTCCGTGGGCCACCTGGACATTATTGGGGATGTCTATGAGTACTTGATTGAAAAGTTTGCTGCCAGCGCGGGGAAGAAGGCCGGCGAGTTCTATACGCCGGCGGCTGTCTCGGAAACGCTGTCCCGTCTTGTGGCTCCGAAACCGGGGGATCGCATCTGTGACCCGGCCTGCGGGTCAGGGTCATTGCTGATCCGCGCCGGCAAGCAGGTCCGCTCGGACGATTATGCCCTCTACGGCCAGGAGATGAACGGAAGCACGTGGGCGCTCTGTAAGATGAACATGTTCCTGCACGGTGTAGACTCGGCCCACATCGAGTGGGAGGACACCATCCGGCATCCTCAATTCGTGGAAGACGATGCCCTCATGAAATTTGACGTGGTGATTGCCAATCCACCTTTTAGCCTGGACAAGTGGGGCCAGGAAATCGCCGCCGAAGACCGTTATGGGCGCTTTTTTCGTGGTATTCCCCCCAAAAGCAAGGGGGACTGGGCCTTTATCTCCCACATGCTGGCAACGGCCATGGACGGCAAAGGCCGCGTGGGCGTGGTGGTGCCTCATGGGGTGCTCTTTCGAGGTGGGCAGGAAGGCAAAATTCGGGAGGCAGTCATTAAAGAGAATCTGCTCGATGCGGTGATCGGCCTTCCCGCCAACCTGTTCTTTGGAACAGGGATTCCGGCAGCCCTGATGGTCTTTGACAAATCGCGGAAACAGGGCCGCAAGGTCCTTTTTATTGACGCCAGCCGCGAGTACGAGCAGGGCACCAACCAGAACAAGCTCAGAGAGCAGGACATCCAAAAAATCGTCAAGACGTTTCAAGAGCGCAAGACGATCGACAAGTATTCCTATCTGGCAACGTTCAAGGAGATCGAGGAGAATGAGTTCAATCTAAACATCCCGCGGTACGTGGACACCTTTGAACCGGAGCCTGAAATCGATATGGCTGCCGTTCAGCAGGAGATCGAACAGATCGAAACCGAGCTGGCCAAAACACAGGCGAAGATGAAAGGTTATCTGAAAGAGTTGGGGTTTTAAAGGTATCCATCTGATGCATATGACATTGGAACAGTTGCGCTCTTTGATGAAGGCGAAAGAAGCCGAACATCTGGAATTCAAGGAAGCTAAAGAGCGCTTCGACTTTGAAAAACTTGTGCGGTACTGTGTGGCGCTTGCCAATGAAGGTGGCGGCAAAATCGTCTTGGGGGTTACCGACAAGAAACCTCGCCACGTGGTCGGAACGCAGGCCTTTTTGAAGATTGAAAGGACCAAGGCCGGGCTTTTAGAGCGCCTTCACGCACGTGTCGAAATAGATGTCATAGATCATCCGGATGGTCGGGTTCTCGTTTTCACCGTTCCGCCTCGTCCAATTGGAACACCGATGCAATACAAGGGTGCCTACTGGATGCGCAGCGGTGAGGACTTGGCTCCCATGACGGCGGACATGTTGAAAAAGATCTTTGCTGAATCTCAGCCAGATTTTTCCGCTGAAATATGTGAAAAAGCGGCCGAGAAAGATCTCCATCTGGAAGCCATTGAAGTGTTTCGAAACATGTGGCGCCGTCGGTCCGGCAATCCGGCCCTGGAGCATCTCACCCATAGGCAGCTCTTGAGCGATGCGGAATTGCTGGTGGGAGAGGACGTGACATTCGCGGCCCTGATTCTGCTGGGAACTCGGGAGGCGTTGGGCAGACACCTTGCTCAGTCAGAGGTTGTTTTTGAGTACCGATCTGCTGAGTCCTCTATCACCTATCAACAACGGATGGAATACAGACAAGGCTTCTTTCTCTTCCACAACAACCTGTGGAACACGATCAACCTTCGAAATGACAAATACCACTACCAGGAGGGGCTCTTTGTATGGGATATCCCCACATTCAATGAGGCTGTTATTCGAGAAGCCATTCTGAACGCCGTGAGTCACCGCGAATACCGACTAAGCGGCTCGGTCTTTATCCGACAATTTCCAAAGCAAATAGAAATCGTCAGTCCCGGAGGATTTCCCCCTGGAATAACAGCCGAAAATATCTTGTGGCGTCAATTTCCCCGCAATCGCCGCATTGCCGAAGTCTTTGCAAAATGCGGCTTAGTGGAACGCTCAGGCCAGGGCGCTGACCGGATGTTCGAAAACAGCGTGAAGGAGAGCAAGCTTCCACCTGATTTTTCAGGAACTGACGATTATCAAGTCTCTCTTGTGTTGCATGGTGAGATTCAGGACCCTCTTTTTCTGCGTTTCTTGGAACAGATCGGCAAGGAGACCCTGTCCTCCTTCAACACCACGGACCTGATAGTCCTCGACCTTGTGCGCAGAGAAAAGTCCATTCCCCGCTGGGCACGGGACCGGCTGCCCTTGTTACGCCGTTCCGGAGTGATAGAAAAGACGGGCCGTAAACACATCCTTTCTCGCCGATTTTATAAGTTTGTTGGGCGAAAAGGTGTGTACACGCGAAAGAGAGGTTTGGACAGGGAAACAAATAAGGCGCTGCTCCTGCAACATATTCGGGACAATAAGGCCGTCGGGAGCAGGTTGAATGAACTTAAAGATGTCCTCCCGGCCTTATCACACGACCAGATTCAAAAGTTACTCGGGGAAATGAAACGAGAGTATTCGATTCACGTGAAGGGCCGCACCAGGGCCGCACGATGGTATCCTGGCGCAAACAGAGAAGATCTTCACGGGAACGATATTGAGGATTAACGGCGCAATAACGGCGCAATAGAAAATCAAAACATATTGTAATAAATGGACATATATAGCGCCGCTTGATTGAAAAGAGCTTTTGTTTGTACGCAACCCAACGCAGGGATACAGCGGATCTTTGCAGAATAAGCCCCTTTCAGGCCACCCGTTTGCTCAAACGGCTGATGAAAGCAGGAAAGATTTTTGCCAAAGGACGGGGAAAAGGGACCTACTACGTCCCGAGATCGTAAATACGAGCGCGCACGTAAATACGAGTGTGAAAAAGTTGGTTCATTTGTTAACCTATTGTAAAACAAGAAAAAATCACCAGATCACGAACCACACAAAACGCACGGAAATAGATGGGACCTATTTCGTGTCTTTTGTGAATTCAAGGATGTCCTGCCAGACTTGACACGTGATCAGATTCAAACGCTGCTTCGGGAAATGAAAAAGGACGGGCTTATTCACTCTGTTGGCCGGGCGCACGGTGCCAGATGATTTCCTGGCAGGGGAAAGGGCCATTCCAACACCTAGGACATCATGGGTTTAACGTTTAAAAAACGCAAAGAGCTTAATAACCACTTATTATTAATAGCTAATTTTGCGCGTTAATTTTTTCGCCAGCGCATAAAGTAACGCAAAGTCAATGAGGTTTATTTTGTAACCACGAAATACACAAAATACACAAAAATAGAGAAAAAAGATTTCGTTTATTTCGTGTGGTTCGTGGTTGACAAAGGTTAAAGCGTGAGCGAGCGCAACGAAAACAGGCCGGGATATAAGAAAACGAAGGTGGAGTGTTTCGGTCTTTACATAGTGAGCGTTTTCTATGCAACCTGACGAATGGAGGGCAAGAAAACTCAAACAAGTTTTAACACTTCAACGTGGCTTCGATCTGCCTAGGAGCCAACGAACAGACGGTAATGTGCCAGTTATTTCTTCCGGTGGACAAACGGGGTGGCACAAGGAAGCAAAGGTGTCATCGCCAGGAGTTGTAACAGGCCGTTACGGTAGTGTTGGTGAAGTATATTATGTTAGCGAGGATTTTTGGCCCTTAAACACTACGTTGTTCGTTAGTGACTTCCGCGGAAATTATCCCAAGTATATCTTTTACCTTTTGAAGTCTCTTGATTTTAGACGGTTTAGCGACAAAACAGGGGTGCCCGGCGTCAATAGAAATGACCTTCATCTTATTCGAGTAAGTCATCCCCCTCTCCCCGAACAAAAAGAAATCGCCGAGATTCTTTCCACATGGGATGAGGCCATTGATCAGACGCGCAGGCTCATTGATGCGAAAATGCGCCGCAAGAAGGCCCTCATGCAGCAACTGCTCACGGGCAAAAAGCGGTTGCCGGGGTTTGACAGACCGTGGGAGGAGTGCAAGTTGTCTCAGCTTCTCCAACCGAGAAACACTTGCTCTGAGATAACGACAAATCTTCCGCTCTATTCTCTGACTATCGAGAATGGCATTACACCAAAAACAGACAGGTACGACCGCCAAGCATTAGTCAAGAACAAGGAGACAAAACAATACAAGAAAGTATATCCCAATGACATTGTCTTCAATCCTTCAAACCTTCGGTGGGGAGCTATTGCCAGAAGTAAGGTAGGTTTTGAAGTACTTGTATCTCCAATTTACGAGGTTCTGAGCGTTTCACACGCTTCAAGATGCCACCCGGTTTTCTTGTCCGAATTGCTGTGTTCAGAAAACCAGATACGCATGTTTGCTGCTCGCGTTGAGGGGACTCTCGTTGAAAGAATGGCCGTGAAACTCAATGTTTTTCTCACAACAAGAGTGACAATACCGGCCGATTTTGTCGAACAAAAAAAGATCGCGCGAGTCCTTTCCTCTGCGGATAAAGAGATCAGGGTACTGATAGAAAGGCTCACCGCCCTTGAAAAACAAAAACGCGGTCTCATGCAGAAATTACTCACCGGCGAGGTACGGGTGAAAACGTAGATGGAAGAGCCAGTCCCATACGGTGTTTCCGACTACGAAACGCCCAGCTATCTGGAAAAGGTCCAGTCCCAGCTTCCGGCCTTGGAACTGCTGATCAAGCTCGGCTGGCAATACCTGACACCGGAGGAGACTGTGCACCTTCGAGGCGAGCGGCTGGGTTCCACCATCTTGGAGCCCATCCTCGTCGATCACATCCGTACCCATTGCCGTTATGAATTCAAAGGCAGCACCCATCCCTTTACTGAAAATGCCATCCAGAACGCCGCGCAGGCGCTGAAAGGCTTCCGGGCCACAGGCGCAACGCATCAGAACGAACAGGCCTATGATCTGCTGTGCCTGGGGACCAGCGTCCCCCAAACGGTGGAAGGAGACACCAAGAGCTTCACGATCGACTATATCGACTGGAAGAACCCGGAGAACAACACGTATCACTGCACCGCAGAATTCAAGGCGGAGCGAATCGGCCACCAAAAGCATTACATTCCCGACATTGTCTTGTTCGTAAACGGCATTCCCCTGGTGGTCATGGAATGCAAGCGGTCTGCCTATACCCAGACCAAGAAA
This window contains:
- a CDS encoding type I restriction-modification system subunit M; this encodes MNDQQKKDAILNKVWQACDTFRGVIDPAQYKDYILTMLFVKYLSDILKSRMAQLTAKYKGAKERIKRALERERFVIPDIEMRDSTGKVEDRFLATFDSLYERRGRSNIGELINILLEHLEDANKLKLHNVFRNIDYNSEANLGQTRQRNTRLKHLLEDLVDLDLTLESVGHLDIIGDVYEYLIEKFAASAGKKAGEFYTPAAVSETLSRLVAPKPGDRICDPACGSGSLLIRAGKQVRSDDYALYGQEMNGSTWALCKMNMFLHGVDSAHIEWEDTIRHPQFVEDDALMKFDVVIANPPFSLDKWGQEIAAEDRYGRFFRGIPPKSKGDWAFISHMLATAMDGKGRVGVVVPHGVLFRGGQEGKIREAVIKENLLDAVIGLPANLFFGTGIPAALMVFDKSRKQGRKVLFIDASREYEQGTNQNKLREQDIQKIVKTFQERKTIDKYSYLATFKEIEENEFNLNIPRYVDTFEPEPEIDMAAVQQEIEQIETELAKTQAKMKGYLKELGF
- a CDS encoding thermonuclease family protein, giving the protein MSRKERVTRVIDGDTFMTGSRKRPVRLANVNAPETGSRGAKAATRVLRELIHGQTVSIDSVARDRYGRSVAKVKTGNRSVNAAMRRKDYR
- a CDS encoding putative DNA binding domain-containing protein translates to MHMTLEQLRSLMKAKEAEHLEFKEAKERFDFEKLVRYCVALANEGGGKIVLGVTDKKPRHVVGTQAFLKIERTKAGLLERLHARVEIDVIDHPDGRVLVFTVPPRPIGTPMQYKGAYWMRSGEDLAPMTADMLKKIFAESQPDFSAEICEKAAEKDLHLEAIEVFRNMWRRRSGNPALEHLTHRQLLSDAELLVGEDVTFAALILLGTREALGRHLAQSEVVFEYRSAESSITYQQRMEYRQGFFLFHNNLWNTINLRNDKYHYQEGLFVWDIPTFNEAVIREAILNAVSHREYRLSGSVFIRQFPKQIEIVSPGGFPPGITAENILWRQFPRNRRIAEVFAKCGLVERSGQGADRMFENSVKESKLPPDFSGTDDYQVSLVLHGEIQDPLFLRFLEQIGKETLSSFNTTDLIVLDLVRREKSIPRWARDRLPLLRRSGVIEKTGRKHILSRRFYKFVGRKGVYTRKRGLDRETNKALLLQHIRDNKAVGSRLNELKDVLPALSHDQIQKLLGEMKREYSIHVKGRTRAARWYPGANREDLHGNDIED
- a CDS encoding restriction endonuclease subunit S, coding for MQPDEWRARKLKQVLTLQRGFDLPRSQRTDGNVPVISSGGQTGWHKEAKVSSPGVVTGRYGSVGEVYYVSEDFWPLNTTLFVSDFRGNYPKYIFYLLKSLDFRRFSDKTGVPGVNRNDLHLIRVSHPPLPEQKEIAEILSTWDEAIDQTRRLIDAKMRRKKALMQQLLTGKKRLPGFDRPWEECKLSQLLQPRNTCSEITTNLPLYSLTIENGITPKTDRYDRQALVKNKETKQYKKVYPNDIVFNPSNLRWGAIARSKVGFEVLVSPIYEVLSVSHASRCHPVFLSELLCSENQIRMFAARVEGTLVERMAVKLNVFLTTRVTIPADFVEQKKIARVLSSADKEIRVLIERLTALEKQKRGLMQKLLTGEVRVKT
- a CDS encoding restriction endonuclease subunit S: MRLKKIAGIQSGYISRGKIEPRDDGTHFLLQAKDVDGHRLTYRTDDLIRFEPVLSGKDWILKWGDMLFMARGARNYSVLLDEIPDSALAAACFFIVRVSTEKVLPEYLFWYLNQAPVKHYLGRYSGRGVHMPVVRRAVLENLDVPLPSLETQHRITELNGLMRNEQALLEVLAEKRKDLIAGACLQAARDS